In the genome of Astatotilapia calliptera chromosome 18, fAstCal1.2, whole genome shotgun sequence, the window GGCTGCTGCACTGCACCGCATGCACCATGTTGTTTTGTAAAGGAGCGTATGCGGTGCAGTGCAGTGAAGAGTGCTCAGACTTCTACATTGAAGAAAccaactttaaaataaaatatttgtaagttaaaataaaaagatcaaATAATGAAAACTCTGACAAGACTCAAACCTGTTTCTGTGACCACAAGCTAACATTCTCTTTCTGATACCACTAAGCAGCCCAACGGAGTCTCGAGTTTACTTAATACATCCTGTTCAAAAGCTTGGTTGATAAAAGACTGGGCCTAATTAGCCAACTCCTTAATTCAGATGGTCTCCTGCTCAGTTTGACACAGGCGGCTTCCTgctcaataaaacaaaacatcactttattttgtatataATTAGCAACTGGACGCTTGTGTTTACACAGCAGAAATTGATGAATCCACGGATGTAATCCGAAACACGGACTGGAATAACTAAACCAATCTAGCTCAGGTAAAAACCAGCTAACCCGGAACACCCGCGTTTACattctggttttctgttaacgGGTCCTGAATGCTGCTTCTGTTTCACTGTTTGGCCGTGAATGCGGTACACCGGCCTGCACACACACCGCATGGAGTCCGCAAGCACGAAGGTTTTCACTGCGATGTTTTAGTAAAGTCACTTTCTGCTGTGTCTCTCTGGATGTTTAGTGTTAAACGTTTACcttttaaaaagacagaagCACTTGTGTGATTAGCTGCTCCCTGATTTTAGTCTGTTAGCATACAAGCTGCGCTCAGATCAGAGTGTCAGTTCAATGAGACCGTCACAGTTTCACAAACCTGCTTTGTGTGACTTTATCTCGGGTTTCCGGTTGTTCTGCAGCAGTCTGGGCTCACGGCTGACCTCCTCCTCATATTTCGTTTGTTAAGCTGGCAGGAtttcctcagcagcagcagataaaCTCTCACACAGCGAACTAAATATATTGTTGAGTAATAAAAGTCACGTCATTTCCGTTCTGTTTCGTCTTCCGGTAAATCACGCGCATCGAAGTCGCACTGCCGCCCTCCTCTGGTCATTCTTACAATTTCAACCAGAACGAAGTCATTACATAGTCTTTTGCAGAAACCTGGATACAGAATTTACACTTCTCCAGTGATCCCAGTTCAGTGTTGATTTAAAGAATAGACTGTGATGTCATCCCTGACAGTTCCGCATGCATGAGGTTTCTTTCTGAAACCTGTAATGCCAGCGAGAACCTGGTCAAATTCACCTCATCCCTCCTCCTGCTTGTTTTTACACATAACAGATTTTCTGTATCTTAACGGTCATTTATAATGAGAAGTAATGGCACTCCTTCATTCTCCCACTGCTTCTGGCACAACACTGTTATGTTTTCTTTGATGATTCAGTACAGTCCATCCTTAGCTCTTTTAATTGCCCCTCAGGGTGTGGTGACTCAGGCCCTTCTGTGTGTTGGTATCTACAGAAACCCTACTGATGCTCCTGTGTTTTCAGTACTATATAAGTAAATCTGATTGGACTCTAGCctgaatttctttctttctgtagtATAAACAGACAACCGCCTTCAGTCACCTAAGCTTTACATTGCCTGTAGGTCTGTTATGTCAAAATCAAAGTCTCATTTACTATTTTGTGGACCTTCTGGCCATCTGCATAACTCTGGGGTGTAGCTGAATAGTCACTTTCATTTAGGAAGGTTCCTAACTGAGTGACATGACAAGTATCTGTGTGGGAGCTGTAATAAGAGCTCATCTCTAGGTATTAAGAAAGCTGCTTCACTGATTGCTTTATAACGTCATTTAGCAGAGGATACAGTGAATCCACCTttatgaaaggaaaacagataATATCATCTCATAGTTCACAGCAACACAGTGTCTGACCACTCATGAAAAGAATCAACTGTCAAAGTGGCATGCACATGTAAATGCTAGttgtatttttcagttttcaacaGCAGACCTTAAAGCCACAGCTGAACTATggccacaataataataataacatctgCTTCTTGTTGCATGAGGGCCCTGCATGTATATAGGCTCTCTAAATCCAGATGAAGAgcattaaaatgatcaaaatgcTTTTACTGTCACGGTTTACAGTGGCAGACCATGTGTTGGTGAGTGGGGACCCAGGTGCAGACACAGGCGAGGAAACCAAACTAACTTGAACAATAGGCGAGCCTTTTATTACAGCTTATAATCAGGTCAACAAAACAAGGGCAAAGCACAGAGGCAAAGCTAAACTGGGCAAGCTGAATACTGAGACTATGAAAGCTAGGAAGGCAATGACAAAGAGACTGTGAAGACTATGAACAGGACTTTGTGCAGGAACATGAAGGAACTATGAACTCATACACAAACAAGCAACATGACCTGCACAGTGTCCTGAAACCTGACATGACATGAGGGCTGGAACACAGACAACGCAACAATGAACAAAGggagacagaggacttaaatacaaaCATGAGGTGATCGGGGGAAGTGGAGACGccagaggaaacagctgacacaaatgaatcATAATGACACCACAGGGGaagagtaaaattaaacacagtaaccatagaaacacaagatctcttcaaaataaaacaggaaacataatgagacagacatgacaacacaaacttgacaacataagacatGCAGActtgaaacacatgaagggcaaggaaGACTAAAACACAGCGGGAGAAGACATGAGTGGATCTAATGAACAGAGAACTAAAGGCTGAGCAACTTAGGAGCTTAAGCAAAATAGATGAACTTAACATAAACAAAGAATAACAAAATACAAGGACTCAAGTCCCAACTTTTGCAAGCAATCTGGATCGGATTAATTAATTTTTGCTTTGGGTCttctgggatagactccaggcTCCTCCTCACCCCCTACTACAACCACTCACGACTGAACTGGATAAGAGGTAGATGTTAGAAATTTTGCTCTAAACATAGAAAACAAATAGGAGGAAAGGAATACACAAAATCACCTCTCTAGTAAGCATGTCACAGTGTGTGGAGTGAGAGAACCCAGGTGCAgagtttaacaaacaaaaccaaaagacaCATTTATTTAGGGTGATACATTTACTAAAATCAAAAGTCCATAAATGTGAGTAATATATAAACTAATATATAAACTAAACACAAGGAGAACTGGAAGCACTAAAGGTTACTCAGAATACAAAGAGGAAACACAGACAGCCAATCAGGCAGAACAAGCTGTACAGCACAACAGGAAATGGAGGGAAACTGAGGCTATgaatacacagagagagaatggAGTCAAAGGAAGTAGAAATATCTGAGGCACACGCATCACAGATCACCTTAATCCAAATAATGAGGCAGAAAGGAaagtaaaacaacacaaaagaagGAACTACCATAACTGAAACTCGgaaataaacagtaaatgtgAATAAACTACACAGGAAAACAAGGGGAAACACTGAAGGAACTTCTGAGCGGAGAGTAATGCAAAGTATTAGTGGGACCTATAGAGGTCTAAAAATTTAGAACAAGTCTCAAACCACTATAAAAATATTAACAtctttctctgttttcaaaCAGTCTTTAAACAGTTGTTATTAAATTGTGTTTGAAACCCTATGTGGTTAACAATCCTTCAAAGCTTGCACTAGCACTCTACATGAGATTCAGACCATTGTTTTCATACCTACATACTGTCTAGCTTAGTATTATTTGCATGTTAGGATATTATATTAATCTGAGGACATTTTACTGGTTTATCTTAGTATTATAGTATATGTTGGTAAATATATATGCATTTGGTTTATATCTGATGTTCGGGGTTGTATTTATAATCTGTGATTAGCTTTTGGGCCCAATTTCAAAAATAACTATTTGTATATTATggtttttgaatttttattttatttttatttatgaatAACCTGAAGCTGATATCAGGAATGCAGACATTAATTGAAGCTAACATATATCAACACCTGAAGGGTTTTAATACAtagaaatcaaagtaaaaacctCATGAAAAGGAAACAGACTCTAGAACTGAGAGGCTCAATAGTACAAGTACATAGTTGAGCTAagaacaaagacaaaggaaCCAATAACACAAAATTTTCACAACAAACTAAACACTGTACAAGGGAAACAGGGAACTACAGTAGTAAACCAAAGACCAAACCAAtcgaaataataataaaccaaCCCTGACTGAATTAACTCAGAGTGCAAAAACTGAAAATCCTGGGTGCAGGATCAAGGATGATGGAAGGAGGAGTGAGAACAAATAAGGAGTAAAAAGCAATGCAAAAATAACGCTATGTTAATTTTTCTTGAAATCAACTATTTTGGAATGTTAATTACATGAGCAGCCTCGACCTCAGCTTCTTCTTAGCTTCTTCACAGTGCCACCTTCAGACATCTCAGGGCTAATTTTATCCCCCCACTGACATGTTTGCCTTGATTGGAAACGAAGAACTCCACAGGTCTGCTGACACGTTTTTAAATCAATCCCTGTTCTTTCACAGCCAAACGGTCCCCGGGTCCTAGTGTCCTTCTACGTATTCATTGTTTGAAACATAAGTAAATTACtgccagttgatttttttctcccaaaaattaaataataaaatcaaccAAGAATAAtttcagaaaagaaaattaaattaaataactcATTAAATAAATCTAGTTAATTTCAGCAGTTTAATTAAATAGAAAACCATCTACAAGGTATAACAAAAAAGGGCTGGTGTACAGCAGCATGTGAGGAGAGATAAAGGGAGGAAGAAGAGTGTTCACCTGTTGACTTCATGTAAACACTGCTACTGTTGCAAGACATAAAATGCATAAATGCTGCATCATTTTAATTGTTATCCACCTTAAACATGCATATAAATGGATTAACTTAATTATTCTGTGAGTTTAAGGAAgtattttcagctgtttgttaTCCCTCTGTAGTTTAGTTTGTAGTCGTCATGTCTGAATTTGTCCACTAGATGTCTCCCTTTGCCCACTTTTTCTATGTGACAGCTCTCTACGCCCATGATGAAACGTTTTCGTTAAGGCTCTCTGTTTAATGTTTGAACCAAGTTAAATTGTGTGCTCTTTACACATTTGCTGGTTCTGTTTCGCTGCTGCTTGTTCTTCTTAATAGTCTTGATGTTTTTTAAACAGTCTGTGCTGAAGCTGAAGAAACCAATTCTACAATGTTAGATGATACAGCTTCAGAATAATAACTAAGTAAAACTTCTGCAGCTTCAGCAACATCAGTAAAGAGAGATTTTAGTGTCTGTAATATCACTTTGTGTGAGTTTATTCACAGGAGACATAACGTGAAACACTGATGCTGCATTCAGGGATCATGTAAAAGACGGTAGAGAAGATTTTCCAGGTCACAAATATCCTGAAACACTTTGCCTGTGGTGGTTTGAGAGTGATAGTTAGTGTGAACAGATGATATAATCAGAGTAACAGAGCAGGAAAGGAGTAGTGATGTTCAAAAGATCAGAGAGTTATGGACGTATGAGATTATGGAGAGACTTTTAAAATTAACATGATCTTTtacaggaagccagtgaagcTGTTGAAGGACAGGAGCTTTATGTTCTATGAAACATCTTAATGTTACTGCTGTGTATAttcactatccctcctctgcaaaCGTGAATAGTGTTATAGAGTTGAAAAGAGTGTCTGACAGGATCTGAAGTTTAAAGCGAGATTAAACTAGAAGGGAAGTGCAGTAGGTTAGGGTGATTAAGGATAGAGCTGGAAATGCACTAATGAGGGCATTTCAAATGCTCCTGAGAGGAGTACTTTTATTAGGTTCACCGGGAGGAGGCCTtgtctgcttaggctgctgcccccgtgaccTGGCCCTGCATGAACGGAAGAAATTAAATGGATGGCTggtttaaaattgcattttgtatttactcggaTTATCTCGGTctaattttaaaatttacttGACGGTCATGTCACATGATCGTGTGTCAAATATacagagtgcaggcagggtggagtgggtggagatgagtgttagggtgatttgtgacagaaggatagctgCAAGAgttgaaagggaaggtttaaaagatggaagcgccttgaggcgacttatgttgtgatttggcgctatataaataaaattgaattgaattgaattggaagCGAGACCTGCTTTGATTTATGGTTTGGGAAATGTGACACTAACTAAAAGACAGAAGGTCAAACTGGAGAAAGCAGAGCTCAAGGTGCTCAGATTTTCATTGAGAGTTGCCAAGATGGACAAGATTCATACATCTGATGGACAGTTCAGCTCAAGCATTTTGGAGGCAAGGTTAGAGAGGCAACATTGAGATGGTTTGGGCACGTGCAGAGGAGGGCTAGGGCAGAGGGAAAGGAAAGTTAATGACTAGAACTttaaaggaggaggaaaagaggaagagaacaGAGGACGTTCACAGAtgtggtgaaggaggacatgcagtggATTGGTGTAACACAAGATGAATCAGATGtaagcagatgatctgctgtgaaaATCCCTAATGAAACGATACGCACAGCATATAATAGctgtgtgtattgtttttatGCCAGGAATTACTTTTGAGAAGCGAGAAGATGGTTTTaatggtttattttgttttgcaacAGATGTGCGAAGTTTGacaaaacagtaaaattccTCGTTTCAGATGGAGGATGAACTGTGGGGCTGCACCAAGGTGCAGTATACAGTATATCAGGTTCATTCCGACCgtgactcatgcaaagctcctGCAGTGTAACAACTTTCCTGTAACCAAAATACCATTATAAAATTTGATCTATGGTAAAAACACTTTTCCCATCTtgttgaaaaaaatattaaatccaCATTTGCACAAAAGGTTTGCTTCTAATCATTTCAGTTGGTTACTTCGATGCATCCCTCTCATTAGACTGCACATTAAACCAATAGAGTAAATATATTTCATATCAAGCAGGTCAAACCCTATGTTACTGAGTTCACATCAAATTCAATACAATTAATTGTTGACATGATCACCAAAATTGATAAAATTTTCATGCAGTTTGAACTGTGAACCTGCTGCTAAACAAGAACTATAACACAGACGAGGACATGTTTATTCAAAtagtacaaaaaagaaaaaaaaaatctgcttctacatttatataaaaaatatcagtaaccaagaaaaatgtgtgaaataagGCAGAATTTATGTTtcctttatattttagatattaCTACTCAGAAAAATATACATGGAttacttttaaaactttacttGAACTGCATAAAACTCATAACCATTCAACACACACTGAAGGTTAATtttcattaatatgaatagcTCGTCAAGTCCATAATGACGTATTTCTGTCCTATGTGTGGCACTTTCTTGCTAAACTCTGAACAACTGAATTAAAAGTTTTCCATAAAAAGCATGAAGTTCATCTATCCTTGATTTTCTATAAGAAAGGTATTTCTTAAAACACAACCTACATCTACAACTTATGTTTGTCATGTCTACagcctaaaacaaaacaacaaaaataaattcagacAAATATAAAATCAGGGTTTCCGCtacatcaggggtgtcaaacttatGCCCCACAAGATAATTATTGATTATCCGAAAAACAGCAAGTGTAGTGATACAGGACAGGTAGACACTGCTGCCATTCATCATAAGAATAGGACAGCAAATTGAATACATGATCGGTACAGTTCGTTAATGTTATGGAAATAAAATGCATATGAGATCAGCTTTTTAAGTGAGTGGGACACTTAACTAGTGTGACTTTTCATGTGATTTTTCAGGTTTGTGGCATAACTGAATCTTTTGTCACAGATGCTACAAGAGTGTGGCCTTTCACCTGTATGCCTTCTCATATGATTTTTTAAGTGTATCATCTGAATAAAacttttctcacacacactacaggAATATGGCTTTTCACCCGTGTGAAGTCTTGTGTGAGTTTTGAATCCTGTTAAGTCACTAAAAGTCTTCCCACAGGTGCTACAGGAATATGGTCTTTCACCTGTATGGATTCTCATGTGTCTTTTCAACCCTGATAAGTCACCAAATCCtttcccacaggtgctacaagaatatggcttctcacctgtgtgagttCTCATATGTCTTGTCAAGTGATTCACCTGAGTGAATCCTCTTCCACAGACACTACAGAAACGTAAGTTCTCTCCTGTGTGAACTTTGAGATGACTTTTGAATTTCAACTCATCACTGAAACTTTTTCCACAGGCACCACAAGTATGTGGTTTCTCACCTATGTGGACTCTCACATGTTTTCTGATTGCTGATGAATCACTGAAGTTTTTGCCACAAGTTCCACAAGTATGTGGCCTCTGACCCGTGTGAATTCTCATGTGTGTTTCCAGTCCTGATCGCTGAGTGAATCTTTTGCCACAGGTGCTGCAAGAATATGGTTTTTCACCTGAGTGGATTCTCATATGATTTTTGAATCCTGAAAAGCTACTAAATCTTTTCCCACACTCACTACAAGAATACGGCTTCTCACCTGTATGTTTTCTCATGTGTGTTTTCAAGTTTACCCTCCGGCTGAATACATTCCCACAGTAGGTACAGGGGAAAGGTTTCTCACCGGTGTGCGTTCTTAAATGGCCTtccaatattgatttttttctgaatCTTCTCCCACAGGTGCTACAGGAAAaaggcttctcacctgtgtggattGTCATGTGACTGTCCAATCCTGACTTCAGTGAGaatcttttcccacaggtgctacaTGGATACgccttctcacctgtgtgacttTTCATGTGACTTTCCAGTCCC includes:
- the LOC113010222 gene encoding zinc finger protein 260-like, with the protein product MTSKRDSDQQKTSNNVMIKEDPDQQETSDNNMMLKEDPDLQVCNQERNSSLEKENPEPTQIKDEQEELCISEEGEQLVVKEEVDGIIVWTGKERLSLLDKIWKPKENLDLPLQHDCKEEEVLIDQQVCNQERSSSLDQDSEPPQIKDEKEELCISQEGEQLAVKQEVDTFTVTPGANTDLLLSCKSSETESQKQEESKHVLSGLIIHFELKNTSQQTNRSQSNTVDTSLESESQGKTDTNKKPIKCDTCGKRFRFDCHLAKHARVHTGEKPYTCSSCGKRFTQMVNLKIHMRLHTGEKPYTCNTCGKKFTFLSPFKIHVKHHAGDRPFPCSVCGKRFVIKAGLESHMKSHTGEKAYPCSTCGKRFSLKSGLDSHMTIHTGEKPFSCSTCGRRFRKKSILEGHLRTHTGEKPFPCTYCGNVFSRRVNLKTHMRKHTGEKPYSCSECGKRFSSFSGFKNHMRIHSGEKPYSCSTCGKRFTQRSGLETHMRIHTGQRPHTCGTCGKNFSDSSAIRKHVRVHIGEKPHTCGACGKSFSDELKFKSHLKVHTGENLRFCSVCGRGFTQVNHLTRHMRTHTGEKPYSCSTCGKGFGDLSGLKRHMRIHTGERPYSCSTCGKTFSDLTGFKTHTRLHTGEKPYSCSVCEKSFIQMIHLKNHMRRHTGERPHSCSICDKRFSYATNLKNHMKSHTS